One part of the Polyangiaceae bacterium genome encodes these proteins:
- a CDS encoding carotenoid oxygenase family protein, whose amino-acid sequence MAREHGFESLLTEGRLPEGLRGTLVRNGPGLFESFGVPYPHLFEADGAPSAVRLENAGAFGAQRLVQSAELQEERVSGKPLYGSVAAWPRRLVNGLKMRTKNTANTSVMSWQGRLLGLMEAAPPTELDPTDLSTLGVTRLGDVVRGPFSAHPHRVVGRRASYNFGVSYGREVHLDIYELPDIGDARHLARLPLPRPVMLHDFIATENHLVFLVAPAEVQVWRALLGIGSFSKFFEWHPEHGTEVIVVPIDRPSEAKRFRTEAFYQWHFAGAFERSGKLLLDLVAYPDFGSFADLEQGTISEPGYYERVIVDPSEATLRRERLCSVPCEFPRIDPRYEGREFSQAWVVTARGEQTGLARIQTATGACEEYLFPKGVFASEGILVPRSTGAPEGDGWLLSLVYEESTDRSHLAVFDTRELCAGPVFRAFFDHHVPVTFHGIWIGEAAA is encoded by the coding sequence TTGGCGCGAGAGCACGGCTTTGAATCGCTGCTCACAGAGGGCCGACTCCCTGAAGGCCTGCGCGGAACACTGGTGCGCAACGGACCAGGTCTCTTCGAGTCCTTCGGCGTGCCCTACCCCCATCTGTTCGAGGCGGACGGGGCGCCGAGCGCGGTGCGCTTGGAGAACGCTGGGGCGTTTGGAGCACAACGCCTGGTGCAGAGCGCGGAGCTTCAGGAAGAGCGTGTCTCTGGCAAGCCGCTGTACGGCAGCGTCGCCGCTTGGCCGCGGCGGTTGGTGAACGGCCTGAAGATGCGCACCAAGAACACCGCGAACACCAGCGTGATGAGCTGGCAGGGCCGACTACTCGGCCTGATGGAAGCCGCGCCGCCCACGGAGCTTGATCCGACGGACCTCAGCACCCTCGGAGTCACTCGCTTGGGGGACGTCGTGCGCGGACCGTTCTCCGCGCACCCGCATCGCGTCGTGGGTCGGCGCGCTAGCTACAACTTTGGGGTCTCGTACGGCCGCGAGGTCCACCTCGACATCTACGAGCTGCCAGACATCGGCGACGCGCGGCACCTCGCGCGCCTGCCTCTTCCGCGCCCGGTGATGCTCCACGACTTCATCGCCACCGAGAATCACTTGGTGTTCCTGGTCGCGCCGGCGGAGGTTCAGGTTTGGCGCGCGCTGCTCGGCATCGGCAGCTTTTCGAAGTTCTTCGAGTGGCACCCCGAGCATGGCACGGAGGTGATCGTCGTCCCCATCGATCGACCCTCCGAAGCCAAACGTTTCCGCACAGAAGCGTTTTACCAGTGGCACTTCGCCGGGGCATTCGAGCGCTCGGGGAAGCTCTTGTTGGACCTGGTTGCGTACCCCGACTTCGGAAGCTTCGCGGATCTAGAACAGGGTACCATCAGCGAGCCCGGGTACTATGAGCGGGTGATCGTCGACCCAAGCGAGGCCACCCTGCGCAGGGAACGGCTGTGCTCGGTGCCTTGCGAGTTCCCACGCATCGACCCGCGTTACGAAGGCCGAGAGTTTTCCCAGGCCTGGGTCGTGACGGCGCGTGGCGAGCAGACCGGGCTCGCGCGTATCCAGACGGCAACCGGAGCGTGTGAAGAGTACCTCTTTCCGAAGGGCGTTTTCGCTTCCGAAGGGATCCTCGTGCCGCGCAGCACGGGAGCGCCCGAAGGCGATGGTTGGCTATTGAGCTTGGTCTACGAAGAGTCGACGGATCGCAGCCACCTCGCGGTGTTCGACACCCGAGAGCTATGTGCGGGCCCCGTGTTTCGCGCCTTCTTTGATCACCATGTGCCGGTCACATTTCACGGGATCTGGATCGGGGAAGCGGCGGCGTGA
- a CDS encoding alpha/beta hydrolase gives MPTLRIEDASNTGGVPLELYYEAFGEPGRELLLSIMGLGAQCVQWDEDYCRLLASHGYYVVRFDNRDIGLSSHLDHLSTPRVFELIEKVSAGESPKVDYTLTDMARDAVSLIQGLGYEQAHIVGASMGGMIAQRLAIHFPERVQSLTSIMSTTGHPSLPSGKREAFMALIAPPPPEREAFIDYSEKLWRVIGSPGLVGPERARKTAGRVFDRGTHPAGFVRQFSAVIVDGSRREALAQVNAPSLVIHGSADPLIPVEGGRDTAEAIRGASLLELPGMGHDLPEPLWETIAEAIAAIARRAPRD, from the coding sequence ATGCCCACGCTGCGAATCGAAGACGCCTCGAACACCGGAGGCGTACCCCTCGAACTCTACTACGAAGCCTTCGGCGAGCCGGGTCGGGAGCTGCTGCTCTCGATCATGGGCCTCGGAGCGCAATGCGTGCAATGGGACGAGGACTACTGTCGCTTGCTGGCAAGCCACGGCTACTACGTGGTGCGCTTCGACAACCGTGACATCGGTTTGTCGAGTCACCTCGATCATCTGTCGACGCCGCGCGTCTTCGAGCTGATCGAGAAGGTGAGCGCTGGTGAGTCGCCGAAGGTGGACTACACACTCACCGACATGGCGAGGGACGCCGTCTCTCTGATCCAAGGCCTGGGCTACGAGCAAGCGCACATCGTTGGCGCCAGCATGGGCGGGATGATCGCCCAACGCTTGGCCATACACTTTCCCGAACGCGTCCAGAGCCTCACCAGCATCATGTCGACGACGGGTCACCCTTCCCTTCCCTCGGGGAAACGTGAGGCGTTCATGGCGCTGATCGCCCCGCCACCGCCCGAACGCGAGGCGTTCATCGACTACAGCGAGAAGCTCTGGCGCGTGATCGGGAGCCCCGGGTTGGTGGGCCCAGAGCGGGCACGCAAGACGGCGGGGCGCGTCTTTGATCGAGGAACCCACCCAGCTGGCTTCGTGCGGCAGTTTTCCGCTGTCATCGTTGACGGGAGCCGACGCGAGGCGCTCGCTCAGGTGAACGCGCCGAGCCTCGTGATCCACGGCAGCGCGGACCCGCTGATCCCCGTGGAAGGCGGAAGAGACACCGCGGAAGCTATCCGAGGTGCCTCCTTGCTCGAACTACCTGGCATGGGACACGATCTACCCGAACCGCTGTGGGAGACGATCGCCGAAGCCATCGCCGCCATCGCGCGCCGCGCCCCGCGGGACTGA
- a CDS encoding SDR family oxidoreductase, which produces MSVLVTGVSRGIGRAVAEQLIAQTDVFGVFRQNHTAAQSLADALAAAPHTFGAVPCDLCDADSRSLLLESLVARAAHFRGVVLNAGVAHYSPFVGSSGQSPDPLLSELRSNLEAPLLLLRGLLEAGLVADGAALVFISSNLVRHALVGHVGYAAAKAGLEGAVKQLCGELGPRRIRVNAVAPGLIRTDMTAHMTEAELTAYGAEVPLGRVGEPADVANCVRFLLSEQAAYLSGQVIDVDGGWGAR; this is translated from the coding sequence GTGAGCGTTCTCGTCACCGGAGTAAGCCGCGGGATAGGACGCGCGGTGGCGGAGCAGCTGATCGCTCAGACCGACGTGTTTGGAGTGTTTCGGCAAAACCACACAGCGGCTCAGAGCCTCGCGGATGCCCTTGCTGCTGCGCCTCATACATTCGGCGCCGTCCCCTGCGATCTGTGTGATGCGGATTCGCGGAGCTTACTTCTCGAAAGCCTGGTGGCTCGCGCAGCGCATTTCCGCGGGGTTGTACTCAACGCAGGCGTGGCGCACTACAGTCCCTTCGTCGGAAGCTCAGGGCAGAGCCCCGACCCGCTGCTCTCCGAGCTGCGCTCCAACTTGGAGGCCCCGCTCCTCCTGCTCCGTGGGCTGCTCGAGGCGGGGTTGGTCGCTGACGGCGCGGCGCTGGTCTTCATCAGCAGCAACTTGGTGCGTCACGCCTTGGTTGGCCATGTGGGCTATGCCGCTGCCAAAGCCGGGCTCGAAGGCGCGGTCAAGCAGCTGTGCGGCGAGCTGGGGCCCCGTCGGATCCGGGTGAACGCCGTCGCCCCCGGGCTGATTCGAACGGATATGACCGCACACATGACTGAAGCCGAACTGACGGCCTACGGGGCGGAAGTACCGCTTGGTCGGGTTGGGGAGCCGGCAGACGTGGCGAACTGCGTTCGCTTCCTGCTCTCGGAGCAGGCGGCGTACTTGAGCGGTCAGGTGATCGACGTGGATGGTGGCTGGGGCGCGCGCTGA
- a CDS encoding dihydroneopterin aldolase — translation MASDWIRVHGIELECVVGIYPHERNQNQPLIVDLELGLDLSTAGRSGRIADTLDYDRVTDQVISLLSFRRYRLLENAGEELAAMLFGVQPSLEDVRIRIKKPQALVGRASVAEVELHRRREQFPRGEETARFGRVEVLLETGEAGLYLLHVAPGAEISAHRHEQMRELEWRVRGKLARDGQRIRGLAPVSWQKGQVHHYKNLGSDWATLFCCDVPAFIPSDEIEVQTSPSKAEA, via the coding sequence ATGGCTAGCGACTGGATCCGCGTTCACGGTATCGAGCTCGAGTGCGTGGTGGGGATCTACCCTCACGAGCGCAATCAAAACCAACCGCTCATCGTGGATCTCGAGCTGGGTCTCGACCTCAGCACCGCCGGCCGGAGCGGCCGCATCGCAGACACGCTGGACTACGATCGGGTCACGGACCAGGTGATCAGCCTGCTCAGCTTCAGGCGTTACCGCTTGCTGGAGAACGCGGGGGAGGAGCTAGCGGCGATGCTCTTCGGTGTGCAGCCGAGCCTGGAAGACGTGCGCATTCGCATCAAGAAGCCGCAGGCGCTTGTCGGCCGCGCATCGGTCGCCGAGGTTGAACTCCATCGTCGCCGGGAGCAATTTCCTCGGGGAGAAGAGACCGCACGCTTCGGGCGGGTGGAGGTCTTGTTGGAGACCGGCGAGGCGGGGCTGTACCTGCTGCACGTCGCGCCCGGAGCGGAGATTTCGGCGCACCGGCACGAACAGATGCGTGAGCTCGAGTGGCGCGTCCGAGGCAAACTGGCTCGCGACGGCCAGCGCATTCGCGGCTTGGCCCCGGTCTCTTGGCAGAAAGGGCAGGTCCACCACTACAAGAACCTTGGAAGCGACTGGGCAACTTTGTTCTGCTGCGACGTTCCGGCGTTCATCCCGAGCGATGAAATCGAGGTGCAGACTTCACCCTCCAAGGCTGAGGCGTGA
- a CDS encoding DUF1223 domain-containing protein: MSDSKAASLSRRAWLGGALALACSRATEAPAEVSAETAGAAHGGDALGGTERSNQRPAKAEAAGSGFAVVELFTSQGCSSCPPADRVLRTLTDDADQSVLTLSFHVDYWNYLGWADPYSSARYSARQRSYASRLSGGRVFTPQAIVNGRHSALGSAQGEIEDLIRMEKKVASLARLDLEYVAGTLSYRAGALRGGISGGLKLALLLLQNSVHNPVPRGENSGEDLSHVHVVRALLEREMALEDDGTATGNWKLDLAGLTPKPAASPSNLSAAALISDPSGAIVGATLIGLS; this comes from the coding sequence GTGTCCGACTCGAAAGCAGCTTCTTTGAGCCGCCGCGCCTGGCTCGGCGGCGCACTAGCCCTCGCCTGTTCGAGAGCCACCGAGGCGCCGGCGGAGGTGTCCGCAGAGACTGCCGGCGCAGCGCATGGCGGCGACGCACTTGGTGGCACCGAACGCAGCAACCAGCGACCCGCAAAGGCAGAGGCCGCCGGCTCTGGATTCGCCGTGGTCGAGCTCTTCACCTCTCAAGGCTGCTCGAGCTGCCCTCCGGCGGACCGCGTCTTGCGGACACTGACCGACGACGCAGACCAGTCCGTGCTCACCCTGAGCTTCCACGTCGACTACTGGAACTACCTCGGCTGGGCGGATCCGTATAGCAGCGCCCGTTACTCAGCGCGCCAGCGCAGCTACGCCTCGAGGCTCAGCGGTGGTCGCGTTTTCACGCCTCAGGCCATCGTCAATGGGCGCCACTCAGCGCTCGGCTCCGCCCAGGGCGAAATCGAGGACTTGATCCGCATGGAAAAGAAAGTCGCGTCGCTGGCGCGGCTAGATCTCGAATATGTCGCGGGCACGCTGAGCTACCGCGCCGGTGCATTGCGAGGCGGAATCAGCGGTGGCTTGAAGTTGGCGCTGCTGCTGCTCCAGAACTCGGTGCACAACCCAGTGCCGCGCGGCGAGAACAGTGGCGAGGACCTGAGTCACGTGCACGTGGTGCGAGCCCTGCTCGAGCGCGAAATGGCACTCGAAGACGACGGTACGGCCACGGGAAACTGGAAGCTGGACCTGGCGGGCCTCACCCCCAAACCCGCGGCTAGTCCCAGCAACTTGAGCGCAGCGGCGTTGATCAGCGATCCCAGCGGGGCGATCGTCGGCGCAACGCTCATCGGCCTCAGCTAG
- a CDS encoding tRNA-dihydrouridine synthase family protein, which translates to MNPKLKPPAHHAPHERLPWRNVLAPMEGVGHPAFRHAIVAEGGLDLVCTEFVRVTSSPMNPEVIRRAIQPSPGVALSVQVMGNDADRMAEAARYVSEAGAAVIDVNLGCPMPRIVKKGVGAAMLKQPQVLFEVLSQMREATPGLLSAKIRAGFDDAEHVLQIAETVQRAGVDFISVHPRRRADFYSGVADWRIVGLLARHLSVPVIGNGDLWYAESALRLQAETGCAAVMIGRPAIRNPWIFRQLAELRAGQAAFDPTPLDVLEYLQRTSQRYVPVFRHVRGQGVLGKLKELCTFVSRGILGGAGFLKDVRRTQSLDEFLRVSERFLLELPAEQLDLAASPRHGLESVGSALGAGTAKSGYADTSHELSHASLR; encoded by the coding sequence GTGAATCCCAAGTTGAAGCCCCCAGCTCATCACGCGCCCCACGAGCGCCTGCCGTGGCGCAACGTACTGGCGCCGATGGAGGGCGTGGGGCACCCGGCGTTTCGCCACGCCATCGTCGCAGAGGGTGGCCTCGACCTGGTGTGCACCGAGTTCGTGCGCGTGACCTCGTCACCGATGAACCCAGAAGTGATTCGGCGCGCGATCCAGCCGTCGCCTGGCGTCGCGCTGAGTGTGCAGGTGATGGGCAACGACGCGGACCGCATGGCGGAGGCCGCGCGCTACGTATCCGAGGCCGGCGCCGCCGTGATCGACGTGAACCTCGGCTGCCCGATGCCGCGCATTGTCAAGAAGGGCGTCGGCGCCGCGATGCTCAAGCAACCGCAGGTGTTGTTCGAGGTGCTGAGTCAGATGCGAGAAGCCACCCCCGGCCTGCTATCAGCAAAGATCCGCGCCGGGTTCGACGATGCGGAGCACGTGCTCCAAATCGCGGAGACGGTGCAGCGCGCGGGGGTGGATTTCATCAGCGTCCATCCGCGTCGGCGTGCGGACTTCTACTCCGGCGTTGCGGACTGGCGCATTGTCGGTCTGCTCGCGCGGCACTTGTCGGTGCCGGTGATTGGCAACGGCGACTTGTGGTACGCCGAGAGCGCGCTGCGTCTCCAGGCGGAAACAGGCTGTGCAGCGGTCATGATCGGCAGGCCGGCGATTCGCAACCCTTGGATCTTTCGTCAGCTCGCGGAGCTGCGCGCCGGGCAAGCCGCATTCGATCCGACGCCGCTCGATGTCCTCGAGTACCTCCAGCGTACTTCGCAGCGCTACGTTCCGGTCTTTCGGCACGTGCGCGGGCAAGGTGTGCTCGGAAAGCTGAAAGAGCTCTGCACCTTCGTCTCCCGGGGGATCCTGGGAGGCGCTGGATTCCTGAAGGATGTCCGACGGACTCAGTCACTCGATGAATTTCTGAGGGTGAGTGAGCGCTTCCTGCTGGAGCTCCCAGCGGAGCAGCTCGATCTCGCGGCGTCGCCGCGCCACGGACTCGAGAGCGTTGGCAGCGCGCTCGGCGCCGGGACAGCGAAGTCAGGGTACGCAGACACCAGCCACGAGTTGAGCCACGCCTCACTCCGCTGA
- a CDS encoding D-2-hydroxyacid dehydrogenase — MKPRLVVLDGHTLNPGDLSWSAFEDGVTLELHARSGDATVERAKGATLVLTNKEYLNRARLEQLPDLRYIGVLATGVNVVDLEAARERGIAVTNVPGYGAASVAQHVFALLLELSNRSYQHSIAARQGHWASCPDFCFTLASLPELEGKQLGIVGLGAIGARVARIATALGLRVAVADTQQSRPEVPGVDLRWLGLDELFETSHVVSLHCPLTPETRDLVDTKRLELMRPGAFLINSGRGHLLDEAALLGALERGDLGGAALDVLRKEPPPADHPLIAYAARAGDDARKTPLIITPHIAWATREARARLMDIAARNLKAFLRGERLNRVD; from the coding sequence ATGAAGCCGCGTCTGGTGGTGCTCGATGGACACACGCTAAACCCAGGGGATCTGAGCTGGTCTGCGTTCGAGGACGGCGTCACGCTGGAGCTTCACGCACGCAGTGGGGATGCGACCGTGGAACGCGCCAAGGGCGCAACCCTCGTACTCACGAATAAAGAGTACCTGAACCGCGCGCGCCTCGAGCAGCTCCCGGACCTGCGCTACATCGGCGTCCTCGCGACGGGGGTGAACGTGGTGGACCTGGAAGCGGCGCGTGAGCGCGGCATCGCAGTCACCAACGTACCTGGCTACGGCGCTGCCAGCGTCGCCCAGCATGTCTTTGCCCTGCTCCTCGAGCTGAGCAACCGGAGCTACCAGCACTCCATTGCCGCGCGGCAAGGTCACTGGGCCAGTTGCCCAGACTTTTGCTTCACCCTCGCAAGCCTCCCGGAGCTGGAGGGGAAGCAACTCGGGATCGTGGGGTTAGGCGCGATAGGGGCCCGTGTGGCCCGCATCGCCACCGCGCTTGGCCTGCGGGTAGCCGTGGCAGATACTCAGCAAAGTCGCCCGGAGGTGCCTGGCGTCGACCTCAGGTGGCTCGGGCTCGACGAGCTGTTCGAAACCAGCCATGTCGTGAGCTTGCACTGCCCCCTCACCCCGGAGACTCGAGACCTCGTGGACACCAAGCGGCTCGAGTTGATGCGACCTGGCGCGTTCCTGATCAACAGCGGACGCGGACACCTGCTGGACGAAGCGGCGTTGCTCGGCGCCCTCGAGCGAGGAGATCTCGGCGGCGCCGCACTAGACGTCCTACGAAAGGAGCCGCCTCCCGCGGATCATCCGCTGATCGCCTACGCCGCGCGGGCGGGGGATGACGCGCGGAAGACACCGCTGATCATCACGCCACATATCGCATGGGCGACGAGGGAGGCGCGCGCTCGACTGATGGATATTGCCGCACGGAACCTGAAGGCGTTCCTGAGGGGCGAACGCCTGAACCGCGTCGACTGA
- a CDS encoding DUF1330 domain-containing protein, translating to MNPDDLSRFAQRADEGPVCMLNLLRFCEGGAELYAKYARAVEPMLSARGGRAIYMGRGAELLLGSDDQRWDLVALIEYPKRAALLDMVQSHEYQAISHLRTDALKKSVLFATDPLLPPTR from the coding sequence ATGAACCCTGACGACCTCTCGCGCTTCGCCCAGCGGGCGGATGAAGGCCCCGTGTGCATGCTCAACCTGCTCAGGTTCTGTGAAGGCGGCGCGGAGCTTTACGCGAAGTACGCGCGCGCAGTGGAGCCGATGTTGAGCGCTCGGGGCGGCCGCGCGATTTACATGGGACGCGGCGCCGAACTGCTGCTCGGCTCTGATGACCAGCGCTGGGACCTCGTGGCGCTCATCGAGTACCCGAAGCGCGCGGCGTTGCTGGATATGGTGCAGAGCCACGAGTACCAGGCGATCTCACACTTGCGCACTGACGCCCTGAAAAAGTCGGTGCTCTTTGCCACCGACCCGCTGCTGCCCCCAACACGCTGA
- a CDS encoding DUF1704 domain-containing protein: protein MARGIQVLGMLTWPSDVVDAFVEGWHKGQRELPVVTPPQVDLSAQIDGLEALLEEFDLGHPLGRYLAATAASYLDAARLVTAAGTRGFLELSRNLYGDPSSRMPGTNASYLDAAQTLLDTTGPLAESIGPDAADYCLTAEYVRAELEQRMSSFFTQHQVEVVIDESLASKAAASATRIRIRGRTCFSHEDLAQLLEHEAFVHSATALNGRAQPIVGALGLGAPRTTSTQEGLATLAEVLTGAIDLARLRRLALRTVAVHNALNGADFIDTFRFFMDQGQTEMESVRSAMRVFRGGDVRGKVVFTKDAVYLHGLFSVHTFFRKAIAEHRLALVRRVFAGRLSLADVLDLEEAFEAGWIQEPLYVPRWAASTHTLAATLAFSRVVNRIDLEQVGLHDLNPVSVRPPPVAPKD, encoded by the coding sequence ATGGCGCGAGGGATCCAGGTGCTTGGCATGCTCACCTGGCCAAGCGATGTCGTAGACGCCTTCGTGGAAGGCTGGCACAAGGGGCAGCGCGAGCTACCAGTCGTGACTCCCCCTCAGGTGGATCTCAGCGCGCAAATCGACGGCCTGGAAGCGCTGCTCGAGGAGTTCGACCTTGGACACCCCTTGGGGCGTTACCTTGCGGCAACAGCAGCTTCTTACCTGGACGCCGCGCGCTTGGTCACTGCAGCAGGTACTCGCGGCTTTCTCGAACTGAGTCGCAATCTGTACGGTGATCCGAGTTCCCGCATGCCGGGGACCAACGCTTCGTACTTGGATGCCGCACAGACTCTGCTCGACACGACTGGGCCGCTGGCGGAGAGCATCGGTCCAGACGCCGCCGACTACTGCCTCACCGCGGAGTACGTGCGTGCCGAGCTCGAGCAGCGCATGAGTAGCTTCTTCACGCAACATCAGGTCGAGGTGGTGATCGATGAGTCGCTGGCGAGCAAGGCCGCAGCCAGCGCGACCCGGATCCGCATTCGGGGTCGCACCTGCTTCAGTCACGAAGATCTAGCGCAGCTCCTCGAGCACGAAGCTTTCGTGCATAGCGCGACCGCCCTCAACGGCCGCGCGCAACCCATCGTAGGCGCGCTCGGGCTCGGTGCTCCGCGCACGACGTCGACCCAGGAGGGCCTAGCCACGCTGGCGGAGGTGTTGACGGGGGCGATCGATCTGGCTCGGCTGCGTCGCCTCGCGTTGCGCACGGTCGCGGTGCACAACGCGCTCAACGGCGCCGATTTCATCGACACGTTCCGCTTCTTCATGGATCAGGGGCAGACCGAAATGGAGAGCGTGCGCTCCGCCATGCGCGTCTTCCGCGGCGGAGACGTCCGCGGCAAGGTCGTGTTTACCAAGGACGCCGTCTACCTCCACGGTCTGTTTAGTGTTCATACGTTTTTCCGTAAGGCAATAGCGGAGCATCGCCTCGCGCTGGTGCGGAGGGTGTTCGCCGGGCGCCTCAGCTTGGCCGACGTGCTGGACCTGGAGGAGGCCTTCGAAGCTGGCTGGATTCAGGAGCCGCTCTACGTCCCGCGCTGGGCGGCCAGCACCCACACGCTGGCAGCGACCCTGGCCTTTTCTCGCGTGGTGAACCGCATCGATCTCGAGCAGGTTGGGCTTCACGATCTCAATCCAGTCTCCGTGCGCCCTCCGCCGGTCGCGCCCAAAGACTGA
- a CDS encoding AMP-binding protein — protein MPSRLFGALDLDPTQEAALVSPDGGMLLSYAELEGRVWAFAALLQHPEQLAPDLEGGDALRQLAGLPLDSLALSVGSLIRPLDNLALLSKNRAEYLEVVLGAIAGGAWLTPLNWHLSSREVAYILTDSGSRLVIVDPELEGLLPEGFPRLILGERYEQALDRGSRVAREAPMNGKPGGTRIYTSGTSGRPKGVERQRATDLDAAWEALRAAGRALGLEGRRGDGTPHTHLITGPMYHAAPLMFAVYDLMNGARVSVLPRFSEQAFSEAVSALRVSHTHVVPTMCVRLLRLDADARRALDTSSLELVLHGAAPISPGIKRQMIEWWGPLLVEYWGATEGGVYTLIDSQDWLEHPGSVGKPLPKFEVFALDDELQRMPPGSVGTLYCRHRELPTPFVYHRAEDKTRACYLEPHVFTAGDLGHVDEDGYVFLSARRSNLILSGGVNIYPAEIEGAFLESPWVGDVAAYGVPDEEWGERACVAIELSEAGASERNRIGDQALSDALLASLDGHLARYKWPRELRIVDALPRLPTGKIRHEALRALGSS, from the coding sequence ATGCCCTCCAGGTTGTTTGGCGCGCTAGATCTCGATCCAACCCAGGAAGCCGCGCTGGTTTCCCCCGATGGCGGCATGCTGTTGAGCTACGCCGAGCTCGAAGGTCGCGTTTGGGCTTTCGCCGCACTGCTCCAGCATCCCGAGCAGCTAGCGCCCGACCTGGAAGGTGGCGACGCGCTCCGCCAGCTCGCAGGCCTGCCTCTCGACAGTCTCGCGCTGTCTGTCGGCAGTCTCATTCGGCCCCTCGACAATCTCGCGCTGCTCTCGAAGAATCGCGCTGAGTATCTGGAGGTGGTCCTCGGCGCCATCGCGGGTGGCGCCTGGCTCACCCCGCTGAACTGGCATTTGTCATCCAGGGAGGTGGCGTATATCCTCACGGATTCGGGCTCGCGCCTGGTCATCGTCGATCCGGAACTCGAGGGCCTTTTGCCTGAGGGGTTTCCGCGGCTGATCTTGGGCGAACGCTACGAGCAAGCGCTGGACCGAGGCTCCCGCGTCGCACGCGAAGCGCCGATGAACGGCAAGCCCGGTGGCACTCGCATCTACACGAGCGGCACGAGCGGGCGCCCCAAGGGCGTCGAACGCCAGCGCGCGACCGATCTCGATGCTGCCTGGGAGGCGCTGCGGGCTGCCGGTCGCGCCCTTGGGCTTGAAGGTCGGCGCGGGGATGGCACGCCGCACACCCACCTGATCACCGGCCCGATGTACCACGCGGCTCCACTGATGTTCGCGGTCTATGACTTGATGAACGGCGCGCGCGTCAGTGTCTTGCCACGCTTCTCCGAGCAGGCGTTCAGCGAGGCTGTGTCTGCCCTCAGGGTAAGCCACACCCACGTCGTCCCGACGATGTGCGTGCGCCTGTTGCGCCTCGATGCCGACGCGCGCCGCGCCCTCGATACATCGAGCTTGGAGCTGGTGTTGCATGGCGCCGCTCCCATCAGCCCCGGGATCAAGCGCCAGATGATCGAGTGGTGGGGTCCACTGCTCGTCGAGTACTGGGGGGCAACGGAAGGCGGCGTCTACACGCTGATCGACTCGCAAGACTGGCTGGAGCATCCCGGTAGCGTTGGCAAGCCGCTCCCGAAATTCGAAGTGTTCGCCCTGGACGATGAGCTGCAGCGCATGCCACCCGGCAGCGTGGGTACCCTGTACTGTCGTCACCGAGAACTACCGACGCCGTTCGTCTATCACCGGGCAGAAGACAAGACACGCGCTTGCTACCTGGAGCCCCACGTCTTCACCGCCGGCGACCTAGGGCATGTGGATGAGGACGGCTATGTGTTTCTCTCCGCGCGCCGCAGCAACCTGATCTTGAGCGGAGGCGTAAACATTTACCCAGCGGAAATCGAAGGAGCGTTCCTCGAGTCACCCTGGGTCGGCGACGTGGCGGCCTACGGCGTGCCCGACGAAGAGTGGGGAGAGCGCGCGTGCGTCGCCATCGAGCTCAGTGAAGCTGGGGCGAGCGAGCGAAACCGCATCGGGGACCAGGCGCTCAGTGACGCCCTGCTAGCGAGCCTGGACGGGCACTTGGCGCGCTACAAGTGGCCTCGAGAGCTGCGAATCGTGGACGCTTTGCCGCGATTGCCCACGGGTAAGATCCGCCACGAGGCGCTGCGAGCGCTTGGGTCGAGCTGA